The Kwoniella shivajii chromosome 7, complete sequence genome includes a region encoding these proteins:
- a CDS encoding methionyl-tRNA formyltransferase, with translation MIFRSTAFSCSKRFPKYLNQHDPSNVRRTGGIFGYSLRYSSSSTSTSISTLTTNIDRYKILFCGSDEFSVASLKAVHQAKDLWESIDVVVPPEREIGRGGKHHKSLEKYTPILRQFAESNDLATHSVPQKGIKTWSPPSPFTSTDPSHLLLTASFGHIIPLRLLKLFPEDHRLNVHPSLLPRWRGAAPVQWTIATGDEGTGVSVQRLVKYSLGVDAGDIIGSVENIDVPGDATYNNFIPHLAELGGRLLVDALRKLRDGTATFIPQNRDQITFAPKITHETAQIKWSEQSAEEIDRLHRGIHHQVPLWSCILSTTAHLVSLRPLEPSEYPVDVPSEVGTARLLKQGKHRRLYVSCAKGTWLEVLEVQMAGKKALGIKEWWNGLPKDVRDKGEVKLY, from the exons ATGATATTCAGATCTACGGCATTCAGCTGTTCTAAGAGATTTCCGAAATACCTAAATCAACATGATCCATCGAATGTAAGGCGAACCGGCGGTATTTTCGGATATTCACTTCGttattcttcatcatccacatccacatccataTCCACACTCACAACGAATATCGATAGATACAAGATCTTATTTTGTGGCTCAGATGAATTCTCTGTAGCTTCACTTAAAGCTGTACATCAAGCAAAAG ATTTATGGGAATCAATTGATGTGGTCGTTCCACCCGAAAGAGAGATAGGTAGAGGTGGTAAACACCATAAATCATTGGAGAAATACACTC CTATACTTCGTCAATTCGCTGAATCGAATGACCTTGCAACCCATTCTGTACCTCAAAAAGGTATAAAAACATGGTCACCTCCTTCACCCTTTACATCAACTGATCCATCTCACCTATTACTCACAGCTTCGTTTGGTCATATCATTCCTCTTCGACTACTGAAGCTCTTCCCCGAAGATCATAGGTTGAACGTTCACCCTTCTTTACTACCTAGATGGAGAGGTGCCGCTCCTGTACAATGGACAATAGCAACCGGGGATGAAGGGACAGGAGTCAGCGTTCAACGTTTAGTCAAATATAGTCTTGGAGTAGATGCTGGAGATATAATAGGTTCCGTGGAGAATATC GATGTACCTGGAGATGCTACTTATAACAACTTCATTCCCCATCTGGCTGAGCTAGGAGGGAGGCTTCTTGTTGATGCTCTCAGGAAATTGAGAGATGGAACG GCTACTTTCATACCCCAAAATCGTGATCAGATCACTTTCGCTCCTAAGATTACTCATGAAACAGCTCAAATCAAGTGGTCTGAGCAAAGCGCAGAAGAAATAGATAGACTGCATCGAGGTATACATCATCAA GTTCCACTTTGGAGTTGTATTTTGTCAACTACAGCTCATCTTGTATCGCTTCGACCTCTTGAACCATCCGAATATCCGGTAGATGTCCCTTCGGAAGTTGGTACAGCACGTCTTCTTAAGCAAGGTAAACATCGTCGATTGTATGTTTCATGTGCAAAGGGGACATGGCTGGAAGTACTGGAAGTGCAAATGGCCGGAAAGAAAGCTTTGGGTATCAAAGAATGGTGGAATGGATTACCTAAAGATGTAAGGGATAAAGGGGAAGTCAAGTTGTATTGA